In Arachis hypogaea cultivar Tifrunner chromosome 2, arahy.Tifrunner.gnm2.J5K5, whole genome shotgun sequence, a genomic segment contains:
- the LOC112756533 gene encoding putative disease resistance RPP13-like protein 1: MAPKLYSGAYLTSFVDAILEKVSLILKDDSFPERKILLRKLEKSLYEARPVLDDAEQKQFTEEIVKKWLLDLQDALYMADDLVDELSTTKAAIPTTLRDPGISSSLGSFVDSYIEDTGDMEKIVGTLESVVAHKDLLCLEKSAKVDMPRTPSTSLVVSSDIFGRDKDKEKIIKLLLDDTLHAESPVTVIPIVGMGGIGKTTLAQLVYNDDQVQQKFNVKAWVCVGEVFDVLKVTKTVVENATSASCNMNDLDSLQQRLRNEVTGKRFLVVLDDMWTNHYDDWKTFLGPFQCGSQGGKILVTTRIDTVASMVKTIPAHNLSLLDNEQCWSVFENHAFFPTDSRDRSALKEVGRKIVEKCKGLPLAAKSLGGLLKTKDNVSDWEDVLVSEIWEFSEHECGILPALRISYHCLPSHLKRCFVYCSLYPKDYEFEIDELILLWMAEDLLQQPKSRSTLEQLGHKCVNDLVARSFFQPSKNAYKNSFVMHDLMHDVATFYGEKFFVRICEHENVAQHDTKTRHLSYDVSDNNSVPKMLEACESLSHLRTLFQIEAYLYRGHKEGIDPCGLLAQLKRLRVLSFASFKIDRLPDSIGELIHLRYLNLSNTLVVTLPESLNNLYNLQTLKLRNCEKLKKLPSNMQDLVNLRHLDIAGTDLEEMPKKMSKLKDLQFLSGYIAGKHEENGIGELGELAHLHELLFIQKLENVKNSGEASNARMDEKIHLNALELWWSSYEESEVCDSQSEKDVLDKLRPHKDLKMLRLSGYRGTMFPDWVGQSSYHNITELYLRECRNCWVLPSLGQLPALTRLGISDCEKVKKIGGSFYKGDGTHQHQETPFRSLKILVIQTMPCLEEWESYECDDDDDAPFPKLEELSIEDCPKLRGDLPTFLPSLKSLYIRGCEEIGCYLPRAPILRDLRICGKQEARMRELPLSMLRTLWVNGEQQVEYVFEAMTHTQPTSLIHLHISECSSAISFPGDSLPPSLQDLRINNCKNVEFPMQHQQHHSLQTLEIHNSCDSLTSFALPVFPNLDDLTIERCENLTSLEVSQSQSLRDLSISECPKLENIIRLPGSLRKLSIRKCQLLGEGIERKDPLIWPSISHIPQIYVDDTEILNESTS; encoded by the coding sequence ATGGCTCCAAAACTTTATAGTGGAGCTTATCTCACTTCCTTTGTTGATGCTATTTTGGAGAAGGTTTCTCTAATACTTAAAGACGACTCATTCCCGGAAAGGAAAATCTTGCTTCGAAAGTTGGAGAAAAGTCTGTATGAGGCTCGACCTGTTCTTGATGATGCTGAGCAGAAGCAGTTCACTGAAGAGATAGTAAAGAAGTGGCTTCTTGATCTCCAAGATGCTCTCTATATGGCTGATGATTTGGTCGATGAGCTCTCCACTACTAAGGCCGCCATCCCCACCACTCTAAGAGATCCAGGTATCTCCTCTTCCTTAGGTTCTTTCGTTGATTCATATATTGAAGATACTGGTGACATGGAAAAAATAGTTGGTACACTAGAGTCTGTTGTAGCACATAAAGATTTACTTTGTCTGGAGAAGAGTGCCAAGGTGGACATGCCGAGAACTCCATCCACATCTCTCGTTGTAAGTTCTGACATATTTGGTCGGGACAAAGATAAGGAGAAGATAATCAAATTGCTGTTAGATGATACTCTTCATGCTGAATCACCTGTGACTGTCATCCCCATTGTGGGTATGGGCGGAATAGGAAAAACTACTTTGGCTCAATTGGTTTACAATGATGACCAAGTGCAGCAAAAGTTTAATGTTAAAGCATGGGTTTGTGTTGGTGAAGTATTTGATGTTCTTAAGGTGACAAAGACTGTAGTGGAGAATGCTACTTCTGCTTCTTGCAACATGAATGATTTAGATTCACTTCAACAACGTTTGAGGAATGAGGTAACAGGGAAGAGGTTTTTGGTTGTTCTCGATGACATGTGGACCAATCATTATGATGATTGGAAAACTTTTCTAGGTCCCTTCCAATGTGGAAGTCAGGGTGGAAAGATTCTTGTCACAACCCGCATTGACACCGTTGCTTCTATGGTGAAAACAATTCCAGCTCACAATTTGAGTTTGTTGGATAATGAACAATGTTGGTCGGTGTTTGAAAATCATGCATTCTTTCCTACTGATTCCCGAGATCGTTCGGCTTTGAAAGAAGTTGGTAGAAAAATTGTTGAGAAGTGCAAAGGACTGCCTTTGGCTGCTAAATCACTTGGGGGCTTGTTGAAAACCAAGGATAATGTAAGCGACTGGGAAGATGTTTTGGTGAGTGAGATTTGGGAGTTTTCTGAACATGAGTGTGGGATTCTTCCTGCATTGAGAATAAGCTATCATTGTCTCCCTTCACACTTAAAACGTTGCTTTGTCTATTGTTCTTTATATCCCAAAGATTATGAATTCGAAATAGATGAATTGATATTGTTGTGGATGGCTGAAGATCTTTTGCAACAACCAAAGAGTAGAAGCACTTTAGAACAACTTGGTCATAAATGCGTCAATGATTTAGTTGCACGATCATTCTTTCAACCTTCAAAGAATGCTTATAAAAATTCATTTGTGATGCACGATCTCATGCATGATGTAGCGACATTCTATGGTGAAAAGTTCTTTGTTAGAATCTGTGAACACGAGAATGTAGCCCAACATGATACAAAAACTCGTCATTTGTCATATGATGTCAGCGACAATAATTCAGTCCCGAAGATGTTGGAAGCATGTGAGAGTTTAAGTCATCTGAGGACCCTGTTTCAAATCGAGGCATATTTATACCGTGGACACAAAGAGGGAATCGATCCTTGTGGCTTACTAGCACAGTTGAAGCGCTTACGTGTTTTGTCATTTGCATCATTTAAAATTGATAGATTGCCTGATTCAATTGGTGAATTGATCCACTTGCGTTATTTGAATCTTTCTAACACACTTGTCGTGACATTGCCGGAGTCCTTGAATAATTTGTACAATTTGCAAACCTTGAAGTTGAGAAACTGTGAAAAACTTAAAAAGCTTCCGTCCAACATGCAAGATCTTGTGAATTTGCGTCATCTTGATATTGCCGGCACTGATTTAGAAGAGATGCCAAAAAAGATGAGCAAATTAAAAGATTTGCAATTTTTAAGTGGCTATATTGCGGGCAAACATGAAGAGAATGGGATTGGAGAATTGGGAGAACTAGCACATCTTCATGAGTTGTTGTTTATTCAGAAGTTAGAGAATGTCAAGAATAGTGGTGAAGCATCGAATGCAAGGATGGATGAAAAAATACACCTGAATGCTTTGGAGTTGTGGTGGTCATCATATGAAGAAAGTGAGGTTTGTGATTCCCAAAGTGAAAAAGATGTACTTGACAAATTACGTCCTCACAAAGACTTGAAGATGCTAAGGTTATCGGGTTACAGAGGTACGATGTTTCCGGATTGGGTAGGGCAGTCTTCGTACCACAACATCACTGAGTTGTATCTGAGGGAATGCAGGAATTGTTGGGTGCTTCCTTCACTTGGACAGTTACCCGCTCTAACGAGATTGGGGATTTCAGATTGTGAGAAGGTGAAGAAGATTGGTGGGTCATTCTATAAGGGTGATGGAACTCATCAGCATCAGGAGACACCCTTCCGATCCCTTAAAATTCTCGTTATTCAAACAATGCCTTGCTTGGAGGAATGGGAgtcatatgaatgtgatgatgatgatgatgcaccATTTCCGAAACTTGAGGAGCTTAGTATAGAGGACTGCCCTAAGTTAAGAGGAGATTTGCCCACTTTCCTTCCGTCTTTGAAATCACTCTACATTAGAGGATGCGAGGAGATTGGTTGTTATCTGCCAAGAGCTCCAATCCTACGCGATTTAAGAATATGTGGCAAACAGGAagcaagaatgcgggagctaccaCTTTCCATGTTGAGGACACTATGGGTTAATGGAGAGCAGCAGGTGGAATATGTGTTTGAGGCCATGACCCACACCCAACCAACCTCTCTCATACACCTACACATCTCAGAGTGCTCATCAGCTATATCATTTCCAGGGGATTCTTTGCCTCCTTCATTGCAAGATTTGCGGATCAATAACTGCAAGAATGTAGAATTCCCAATGCAACACCAACAACATCACTCGCTACAGACATTAGAAATCCACAACAGCTGTGATTCGCTTACATCCTTCGCATTGCCGGTGTTCCCAAATCTCGATGATCTGACAATTGAAAGATGTGAAAATTTGACATCTCTGGAGGTGTCACAGTCACAGTCCCTCCGAGACTTATCAATTTCAGAGTGCCCTAAGCTGGAGAACATAATAAGGCTGCCTGGCTCTTTAAGGAAACTCTCCATCAGGAAATGTCAGTTGTTGGGTGAAGGCATAGAGAGGAAGGACCCCCTCATTTGGCCATCCATTTCCCACATCccccaaatatatgttgatgatacaGAGATCCTCAATGAGTCAACATCTTAA
- the LOC112756559 gene encoding pectinesterase, protein MNNLRKQSPCFPFIPILSMIFALIFLATHLNYFIEAPNFKSTTPQEGKKHLHFQNHIQLVAHSKCKGTLYPDLCVSTLSTFPNLETKTMPQIISKVVNHTVHEVKSSSNNCTTIIKNLQNTLNTIEKRALDDCLKLFDDTIVELNTTILDLSKNPSSSSSSNQDLQTLLSGAMTNLYTCLDGFSQSKNGNAVRGLIEEKVIEISHHVSNSLAMLKKVKTSLKKEEVFAEYGTMKKGFPSWVSAKDRKLLEGGNVNETKIDVVVAKDGSGNFTTIGEAVAMAPNSSTTRFVIYIKSGAYFENVEVIRKKTNLMFIGDGIGRTILKASRNVVDGWTTFQSATVAVVGQGFVAKGITFENSAGPDKHQAVALRSGADFSAFYKCSFVGYQDTLYVHSMRQFYRDCDIYGTVDFIFGNAAVLFQNCNLYARKPNENQKNLFTAQGREDPNQNTGISILNCKIAAASDLIPVKSSFKSYLGRPWKLYSRTVYLRSYMEDLIDPKGWLEWNETFALDTLYYGEYMNKGPGSNTSGRVNWPGFRVINSSNEASQFTVGEFIQGSEWLNNTGIPFFYNFS, encoded by the exons ATGAACAACCTCAGAAAACAATCACCATGTTTCCCCTTTATACCAATCCTATCCATGATTTTTGCACTGATCTTTTTAGCAACACATCTCAATTATTTCATTGAAGCCCCAAATTTCAAATCAACAACACCACAAGAAGGGAAAAAACATCTCCATTTCCAAAACCATATCCAATTAGTAGCACATTCAAAATGCAAAGGAACACTCTACCCTGATCTCTGTGTCTCAACCTTATCCACATTCCCAAACCTTGAAACAAAAACAATGCCGCAAATAATCTCCAAAGTAGTCAACCACACAGTCCATGAAGTCAAATCTTCATCCAACAACTGCACCACCATAATCAAGAATCTCCAAAACACTCTCAACACCATTGAGAAAAGAGCCTTAGATGATTGTCTCAAACTCTTTGATGACACCATAGTAGAACTCAACACCACCATTCTTGATCTCTCAAAAaacccatcatcatcatcatcttccaaCCAAGATTTGCAAACTCTACTTAGTGGGGCAATGACAAATTTGTACACTTGTCTTGATGGTTTCTCACAAAGCAAAAATGGGAATGCTGTGAGAGGGTTGATAGAGGAGAAAGTGATTGAGATATCACATCATGTTAGTAACTCATTGGCAATGTTGAAGAAAGTGAAGACAAgtttgaagaaagaagaagtgtTTGCTGAATATGGAACAATGAAGAAAGGGTTCCCTTCATGGGTTTCTGCTAAGGATAGGAAGCTTCTAGAAGGTGGAAATGTGAATGAAACTAAGATTGATGTTGTTGTGGCTAAAGATGGTTCTGGAAATTTTACTACTATTGGTGAAGCTGTAGCTATGGCTCCTAATTCCAGCACAACCag gtttGTGATATACATAAAAAGTGGAGCATACTTCGAGAATGTGGAAGTAATTAGAAAGAAGACCAATTTGATGTTTATTGGAGATGGCATTGGAAGGACCATTCTCAAGGCAAGTAGGAATGTTGTCGATGGCTGGACCACTTTTCAATCAGCTACTGTTG CTGTGGTAGGACAAGGCTTCGTAGCTAAGGGCATAACCTTTGAGAACTCAGCCGGGCCAGACAAGCACCAAGCCGTGGCTCTACGAAGCGGCGCCGACTTCTCCGCCTTCTACAAATGCAGCTTCGTCGGCTACCAAGACACCCTCTACGTCCACTCCATGCGCCAATTCTACCGCGACTGCGACATTTACGGCACCGTTGACTTCATATTCGGCAACGCCGCCGTACTCTTCCAAAATTGCAACCTCTACGCACGAAAACCTAACGAGAATCAGAAGAATCTGTTCACCGCACAAGGCAGAGAAGATCCGAACCAGAACACCGGAATTTCGATCTTGAATTGCAAGATCGCCGCCGCATCGGACCTAATTCCGGTCAAATCGTCGTTCAAGAGTTACTTAGGGAGGCCATGGAAACTATACTCGAGAACGGTGTACCTTAGATCTTACATGGAGGATCTGATTGATCCGAAAGGGTGGCTTGAATGGAATGAGACATTTGCATTGGACACACTTTATTATGGTGAGTATATGAATAAGGGGCCAGGTTCAAACACAAGCGGTAGAGTTAATTGGCCAGGTTTTAGGGTTATTAATAGTTCCAATGAAGCAAGCCAATTCACTGTTGGTGAGTTCATACAGGGTAGTGAGTGGTTGAACAACACTGGCATTCCATTCTTCTATAATTTTAGTTGA